The following proteins come from a genomic window of Nostoc sp. ATCC 53789:
- a CDS encoding aldose epimerase, whose translation MFSIAVQQQQYKTYILSDEAASSQLEVVPERGGIITRWRIQGQEIFYLDTERFTHPDLSVRGGNPILFPICGNLPDNTYIHNGQKYTLKQHGFARELPWKATEQETGDKASLTVVLDSNEQTKAVYPFDFQLAFTYELQGNTLEVRQQYKNLSSTPMPFSAGFHPYFLCGDKTQLELEIPSKQYQDNQTKEFHSFDGNFDFSRDEIDFAFGQLTSKSATAIDRSRKLKLTLDYDDFSTWLVFWTVKGKEFYCLEPWSATRNSLNTGDNLTVLAPGASHTASVRLTANFF comes from the coding sequence GTGTTTAGCATTGCAGTTCAACAGCAACAGTACAAGACGTACATTCTTTCTGATGAAGCCGCTAGTTCTCAATTGGAAGTCGTACCAGAACGCGGTGGTATCATCACCCGTTGGCGCATTCAAGGGCAAGAAATTTTCTACTTAGACACTGAACGCTTTACTCATCCTGATTTGAGTGTCAGAGGTGGGAACCCAATTTTGTTTCCTATTTGTGGCAATCTCCCAGACAATACCTACATCCACAACGGTCAAAAATATACTCTCAAACAACACGGTTTTGCCCGTGAATTGCCGTGGAAAGCAACAGAACAAGAAACTGGAGATAAAGCTAGTCTCACTGTTGTTCTTGATAGCAATGAGCAAACTAAGGCAGTTTATCCTTTTGATTTTCAACTGGCTTTCACCTACGAACTTCAAGGTAATACCCTAGAAGTCCGCCAGCAGTATAAAAACTTATCATCCACACCAATGCCCTTTTCGGCTGGTTTCCATCCCTACTTTTTATGTGGTGATAAAACTCAGCTAGAGCTGGAAATTCCTTCAAAGCAGTATCAAGACAATCAAACTAAGGAATTTCACTCTTTTGATGGCAATTTTGACTTTAGCCGTGATGAAATTGATTTTGCCTTTGGACAGCTAACGAGTAAATCAGCCACTGCGATAGATCGTAGCCGGAAGTTAAAACTCACCTTGGATTATGATGATTTCTCTACCTGGCTGGTATTTTGGACAGTCAAGGGCAAAGAATTCTACTGTCTAGAACCGTGGAGTGCCACCCGTAACTCTCTCAATACTGGTGATAACCTGACTGTGTTAGCACCAGGAGCTAGCCACACAGCATCTGTAAGGTTGACGGCTAATTTTTTCTAA
- a CDS encoding TetR/AcrR family transcriptional regulator has protein sequence MRHKDDKKNQAICDAAIELITANGFADTSMSKIAKTANVSPATIYVYFENKENLLNKIYLFVKQEMSAEILKGVNQHLSVEKAFKIVWNNYYQYAIKNPVRFAFTEQFANSPMVDRICKDESSSYFQPMLDLFNRGKEEKVFKDISLEIFTAFTFAPLTGLIKEHFSGVLILDEKMLETAYKIAWDAVTN, from the coding sequence ATGAGGCACAAAGACGACAAAAAAAATCAAGCAATCTGTGATGCGGCAATCGAACTGATTACTGCAAATGGTTTTGCTGATACTTCGATGTCGAAAATTGCAAAAACCGCGAATGTTTCGCCCGCGACAATATATGTCTATTTTGAAAACAAGGAAAATCTTCTCAATAAAATATATTTATTCGTGAAGCAGGAAATGAGTGCAGAAATTTTGAAAGGTGTCAACCAGCACCTATCGGTGGAGAAAGCCTTTAAAATTGTCTGGAATAATTATTATCAATATGCAATTAAAAATCCGGTCAGATTTGCTTTTACGGAGCAATTTGCTAATTCCCCGATGGTTGACCGCATTTGCAAAGATGAAAGTTCGAGCTATTTCCAGCCAATGTTAGATTTGTTCAATCGCGGTAAAGAGGAGAAAGTTTTTAAGGATATTTCTCTGGAAATTTTTACCGCTTTTACCTTTGCACCTCTGACTGGATTGATAAAAGAGCATTTTAGTGGTGTTTTGATTTTGGATGAAAAAATGTTAGAAACCGCCTATAAAATTGCGTGGGATGCAGTAACGAATTAA
- a CDS encoding IMS domain-containing protein, with translation MRIPLDYYRILGLPLAASEEQLRQAYSDRIVQLPRREYSQAAISSRKQLIEEAYVVLSDPKQRSTYDQLYLAHAYDPDNLAAAAVAQENRTESTKRGSDTQSLGIEITQDELVGALLILQELGEYELVLKLGRPYLVNKNSATSARKSNNLADEEIYESAEHPDVVLTVALACLELGREQWQQGHYENAAISLETGQELLVREGLFSSIQAEIQADLYKLRPYRILELLALPQEKTAERSQGLELLQNLLEDRGGIDGTNNDDSGLNIDDFLRFIQQLRNHLTVAEQHKLFEAQSKRNSAVATYLAVYALIARGFAQRQPALIRQARQMLVRLGKRQDVHLEQSLCALLLGQTEEATRVLELSQEYEALAFIREKSQDSPDLLPGLCLYAEQWLQHEVFPHFRDLANQQAFLKDYFANQQVQAYLEALPTDAETTNEWAVINPQYFPQSKAKNTHFHNNSTKTSAQFNHSKIPNPDLPETPTKETPEYPNFSPPMWSSSGSVKSDVPAAERMSRGTNQHLNGSAKSATPVHNQKRRRRKPTPSAIRERVPDNRPHSRRPRRRRTFANTIEGKTRLVWRVFISLVSILVFWVLATTTFGWLKNLFFPQPPQRDLQLFVQINQPPLPIPDPNRQPELAEGLLTNAEAEQVINTWLSTKATALGPNHEINNLEQILTGSALSQWRLIAQQNRLDNRYRKFDHSLKIESVEKIGLFADRAAVEATVNEVTQLYENGQFKNSSNDKLRVRYDLIRERGKWRIQSTSVVNQFTR, from the coding sequence GTGCGAATTCCGCTAGATTACTACCGAATTTTAGGACTACCGTTAGCGGCAAGTGAAGAACAATTGCGACAGGCATACAGCGATCGCATTGTACAATTGCCACGACGTGAGTATTCTCAGGCAGCAATTTCTTCTCGTAAACAACTCATAGAAGAAGCTTACGTGGTTTTATCAGATCCAAAACAACGCAGTACCTACGATCAGCTTTATCTTGCCCACGCCTATGACCCTGATAATCTTGCTGCTGCCGCAGTAGCACAAGAAAATCGTACAGAAAGCACCAAAAGGGGTAGTGATACCCAGAGTCTTGGTATCGAAATTACCCAAGACGAATTAGTTGGCGCTTTATTAATTTTGCAGGAGTTGGGGGAATACGAACTTGTACTGAAACTGGGTCGTCCGTACCTGGTAAATAAAAATAGTGCTACAAGTGCAAGAAAGAGCAATAATTTAGCAGACGAAGAAATTTATGAAAGTGCTGAACACCCAGATGTTGTTCTCACTGTTGCTCTTGCCTGCCTAGAATTAGGTCGGGAACAGTGGCAGCAAGGTCACTACGAAAATGCCGCCATATCCCTAGAAACTGGTCAAGAACTGCTAGTACGCGAAGGTTTGTTCTCTAGTATCCAGGCAGAAATTCAGGCTGATCTTTACAAATTGCGGCCATATCGAATTTTGGAGTTGCTCGCACTACCTCAAGAAAAAACTGCCGAACGCAGCCAAGGCTTAGAATTATTGCAAAATCTTTTAGAAGATCGGGGCGGCATTGATGGCACGAATAATGATGACTCTGGTTTAAACATAGATGACTTTCTGCGATTTATCCAGCAGTTACGCAACCACTTAACAGTTGCAGAACAGCACAAGTTATTTGAAGCTCAAAGCAAACGCAATTCTGCTGTTGCCACTTACTTAGCTGTTTATGCCTTGATAGCGCGAGGATTTGCTCAACGGCAACCTGCTTTAATTCGTCAAGCAAGACAAATGCTCGTGCGTCTGGGCAAGCGCCAAGATGTACATTTAGAACAGTCGCTATGTGCCTTACTTTTGGGGCAAACTGAAGAAGCAACTCGTGTTTTAGAGCTTAGTCAGGAGTACGAAGCTTTAGCTTTTATTCGGGAAAAATCTCAGGACTCTCCAGATTTGTTACCAGGGCTGTGTCTATATGCAGAACAGTGGCTGCAACACGAAGTCTTTCCCCATTTTCGAGATTTAGCAAACCAGCAAGCTTTTTTAAAAGATTATTTTGCTAACCAACAGGTACAAGCTTATTTAGAAGCACTGCCAACTGATGCCGAAACAACTAATGAATGGGCTGTAATTAACCCCCAGTATTTTCCCCAGTCCAAGGCAAAGAATACTCATTTTCATAACAATTCAACTAAGACTTCAGCACAATTTAATCACAGCAAAATACCTAACCCCGATTTACCAGAAACACCAACAAAAGAAACACCCGAATATCCAAACTTCTCACCACCTATGTGGAGTTCATCGGGAAGTGTAAAATCAGACGTTCCTGCTGCTGAACGGATGAGCAGAGGCACTAATCAGCATTTGAACGGTTCTGCTAAAAGTGCTACACCAGTTCATAACCAAAAGCGTAGGCGGAGAAAACCCACTCCATCTGCTATCCGAGAGCGTGTACCAGATAATCGTCCTCATTCTCGTCGTCCCCGACGGCGGCGAACTTTTGCGAACACCATAGAAGGGAAAACACGGCTGGTATGGAGAGTGTTTATTTCTTTGGTGAGCATATTAGTTTTTTGGGTATTAGCCACAACAACTTTTGGATGGTTAAAAAATCTGTTTTTTCCTCAACCTCCTCAGCGTGATCTACAGTTGTTTGTACAAATAAACCAACCACCGCTACCTATTCCCGATCCAAATAGACAACCAGAATTAGCAGAAGGCCTTTTAACAAATGCAGAGGCAGAACAAGTTATTAACACTTGGTTATCTACCAAAGCCACAGCTTTAGGGCCAAATCATGAGATTAATAATTTAGAGCAAATTTTAACTGGTTCAGCTTTATCTCAATGGCGGTTAATTGCTCAACAGAATAGGTTAGACAATCGCTACCGCAAGTTCGACCATAGTTTGAAGATAGAATCGGTTGAGAAAATTGGTTTATTTGCAGATCGGGCCGCAGTAGAAGCTACGGTCAATGAAGTGACGCAGTTATATGAAAATGGTCAGTTTAAAAACTCTTCTAACGATAAATTGAGAGTTCGGTATGACTTGATTAGAGAACGAGGTAAATGGCGTATTCAGAGTACATCTGTTGTAAATCAATTCACCAGATAA
- the fba gene encoding class II fructose-bisphosphate aldolase (catalyzes the reversible aldol condensation of dihydroxyacetonephosphate and glyceraldehyde 3-phosphate in the Calvin cycle, glycolysis, and/or gluconeogenesis), which produces MALVPLRLLLDHAAENGYGIPAFNVNNLEQIQAILKAAVETDSPVILQASRGARNYAGENFLRHLILAAVETYPHIPIVMHQDHGNAPATCYSAIKNNFTSVMMDGSLEADAKTPASFEYNVNVTREVVNVAHALGVSVEGELGCLGSLETGAGEAEDGHGFEGTLDHSQLLTDPDEAVDFVEATQVDALAVAIGTSHGAYKFTRKPTGEILAISRIEEIHRRLPNTHLVMHGSSSVPEDLLALINQYGGAIPETYGVPVEEIQKGIKSGVRKVNIDTDNRLAITAAVREALAKKPEEFDPRHFLKPSITYMQKVCAERYQQFGTAGNASKIKQISLEDFAAKYAKGELNVVTKAAAKV; this is translated from the coding sequence ATGGCGCTTGTACCACTGCGGCTGCTGTTGGATCACGCAGCTGAAAACGGTTACGGCATCCCAGCTTTCAACGTTAACAATTTGGAGCAGATTCAGGCAATCCTGAAGGCTGCTGTAGAGACAGATAGCCCCGTAATTTTACAAGCTTCACGCGGCGCTCGTAATTATGCTGGCGAAAACTTCCTCCGCCACCTGATTTTGGCAGCGGTAGAAACCTATCCTCACATTCCCATTGTCATGCACCAAGATCATGGGAATGCTCCTGCTACCTGCTACTCAGCAATTAAGAACAACTTCACCAGCGTGATGATGGATGGTTCTTTAGAAGCTGATGCTAAAACTCCTGCTAGCTTCGAGTACAACGTCAATGTTACCCGCGAAGTTGTAAATGTAGCTCATGCTTTGGGTGTCAGCGTTGAAGGTGAACTCGGTTGTTTGGGTTCTCTAGAAACTGGTGCTGGTGAAGCTGAAGATGGTCACGGGTTTGAAGGTACACTCGACCACTCACAACTGCTAACCGACCCCGATGAAGCTGTTGACTTTGTAGAAGCAACCCAAGTAGATGCTTTGGCTGTTGCCATTGGCACAAGCCACGGTGCTTACAAGTTTACCCGCAAGCCGACTGGTGAAATTTTGGCCATCAGCCGCATTGAAGAAATTCACCGCCGTCTGCCTAACACCCACTTGGTAATGCACGGTTCATCCTCTGTACCTGAAGATTTACTTGCACTGATTAACCAGTATGGTGGTGCAATTCCTGAAACCTACGGTGTACCTGTAGAAGAAATCCAAAAAGGTATTAAGAGTGGTGTACGTAAAGTAAACATCGACACCGACAACCGTTTGGCAATCACTGCTGCTGTACGTGAAGCTTTGGCTAAAAAACCAGAGGAGTTTGACCCCCGTCACTTCCTCAAGCCTTCTATTACATACATGCAAAAAGTTTGTGCTGAACGCTATCAACAATTTGGCACAGCTGGCAATGCAAGCAAGATTAAGCAAATTTCTTTGGAAGATTTTGCTGCTAAGTATGCTAAAGGTGAACTCAATGTTGTTACCAAAGCTGCTGCTAAAGTTTAA
- a CDS encoding SDR family NAD(P)-dependent oxidoreductase, translated as MKNEKWNAENILSQKGRVAIVTGSSSGIGYETARVLANKQASVIIAVRNLDKGNKALAKILQQNKDADVKVMELDLANLASVKNFAENFQKNYVRLDLLINNAGVMIPPYSKTTDGFELQFGTNHLGHFALTGQLLERLIDTEGSRIVNVSSGAHSIGKIDFDDLNWEKRSYAKWKAYGDSKLANIFFTYELNRKLKDNGIDTLVTASHPGWTATELQRTAGGVVKYLNGILAQDITMGALPTLRAAIEAGLKGAEYFGPNGFMEIRGYPIKVESNELSKDQAIAKKLWEVSEKLTNVKFEFNRKPQSAGK; from the coding sequence ATGAAAAATGAAAAATGGAACGCGGAAAATATTCTGAGTCAAAAAGGAAGAGTAGCAATTGTAACGGGTTCGAGCAGTGGCATCGGTTATGAGACGGCGCGGGTTTTAGCTAATAAACAAGCGTCTGTAATCATTGCGGTTCGCAATTTGGACAAAGGAAACAAGGCATTGGCAAAAATTCTTCAACAGAATAAAGATGCCGATGTCAAGGTGATGGAACTTGATTTGGCGAATTTAGCATCAGTTAAAAATTTTGCTGAAAACTTTCAGAAAAATTATGTGCGTCTGGATTTGCTGATTAATAATGCGGGTGTGATGATTCCGCCATATTCAAAAACGACAGACGGTTTTGAATTGCAGTTCGGCACTAATCATCTTGGACATTTTGCTTTGACAGGACAGCTTTTGGAACGTTTGATCGACACCGAAGGCTCACGAATTGTCAATGTTTCGAGCGGCGCACATAGTATAGGCAAAATAGATTTTGATGATTTGAATTGGGAAAAGAGAAGTTATGCCAAATGGAAAGCTTACGGCGACAGCAAACTTGCCAACATCTTTTTTACCTACGAACTCAACCGAAAATTAAAAGATAACGGTATCGACACACTTGTAACCGCCTCGCATCCGGGCTGGACAGCAACCGAATTGCAGAGAACTGCGGGTGGCGTTGTGAAATATCTCAACGGCATCCTTGCTCAAGACATCACGATGGGCGCATTACCAACTCTGCGGGCGGCAATCGAAGCAGGCTTAAAAGGCGCGGAATATTTCGGCCCCAATGGGTTTATGGAGATACGCGGCTATCCAATAAAAGTCGAATCAAACGAGTTATCCAAAGACCAAGCGATCGCTAAAAAACTATGGGAAGTATCAGAAAAACTCACCAATGTGAAATTTGAATTTAATAGAAAGCCCCAAAGCGCGGGCAAATGA
- a CDS encoding phycocyanobilin:ferredoxin oxidoreductase: MSFTSMPSLREQQHPLIRQLADCIEAAWHQHLDLSPYHLPDELGYVEGRLEGEKLTIENRCYQTPQFRKMHLELAKIGNMLDILHCVMFPRPEYNLPMFGCDLVGGRGQISAAIADLSPIQLERTLPESYTTALAQLPVLNFSQPRELPEWGNIFSDFCIFVRPGSPEEEAMFLSRVREFLDIHCMQAIASHPVSVEQVTQNLAGQHNYCTKQQQNDKTRRVLEKAFGPVWAENYMTTVLFDLPT, translated from the coding sequence ATGTCATTTACTTCTATGCCCTCGCTGCGTGAGCAACAACATCCCCTAATTCGTCAGCTAGCTGATTGTATTGAGGCAGCTTGGCATCAGCACCTGGATCTATCGCCCTACCATTTGCCTGATGAGTTGGGGTATGTGGAAGGTAGACTAGAAGGCGAAAAACTGACGATTGAAAATCGCTGCTATCAAACGCCCCAGTTTCGCAAAATGCACTTGGAACTGGCAAAAATCGGAAATATGCTGGATATTTTGCACTGCGTCATGTTTCCCCGTCCCGAATACAACCTGCCGATGTTTGGTTGCGATTTAGTTGGGGGTAGAGGCCAAATTAGTGCAGCGATCGCAGACCTTTCCCCTATCCAATTAGAGCGCACCTTACCCGAATCTTATACTACTGCACTGGCACAGCTACCAGTGCTTAACTTTTCCCAACCCCGTGAATTACCAGAATGGGGAAATATTTTTTCGGATTTTTGCATCTTTGTGCGCCCCGGTTCCCCAGAAGAAGAAGCAATGTTTCTGTCGCGTGTGCGAGAATTTTTAGACATTCATTGTATGCAAGCGATCGCTTCACATCCTGTTTCAGTCGAACAAGTCACACAAAATCTCGCTGGACAACACAACTACTGCACCAAACAGCAGCAAAACGATAAAACCCGCCGTGTACTAGAAAAAGCCTTTGGTCCAGTTTGGGCAGAAAATTATATGACCACAGTTTTATTCGACCTTCCAACTTAA
- the pdhA gene encoding pyruvate dehydrogenase (acetyl-transferring) E1 component subunit alpha, producing MVQERTLPTFNPATTQITKEEGLWLYEDMVLGRLFEDKCAEMYYRGKMFGFVHLYNGQEAVCTGVVQSMRPGEDYVCSTYRDHVHALSAGVPAREVMAELFGKATGCSKGRGGSMHMFSAEHRLLGGYAFVAEGIPVAAGAAFQSKYRREVLGDKNADQVTACFFGDGAANNGQFFETLNMAALWKLPILFVVENNKWAIGMSHERATSQPEIYKKASAFNMVGVEVDGMDVLAVRAVAQEAVARARAGEGPTLIEALTYRFRGHSLADPDEMRSKAEKEFWFARDPIKKLAAYLLEQNLANEAEIKAIDRKIQDVIDEAVKFAENSPEPDPSELYRFVFAEDE from the coding sequence ATGGTTCAAGAGCGTACTTTACCCACATTTAATCCTGCTACTACGCAAATTACTAAAGAAGAAGGGTTATGGTTGTATGAGGATATGGTTTTAGGGCGCTTGTTTGAAGACAAGTGCGCTGAAATGTACTACAGGGGCAAAATGTTTGGTTTTGTCCATTTGTACAACGGTCAAGAAGCTGTTTGTACAGGTGTTGTACAGTCAATGCGACCGGGTGAAGATTACGTTTGTAGTACTTACCGCGACCACGTTCATGCTCTGAGTGCGGGAGTACCAGCAAGAGAGGTAATGGCAGAATTATTTGGCAAAGCCACAGGTTGCAGCAAAGGGCGCGGTGGTTCAATGCACATGTTTTCTGCCGAACATCGTTTGCTGGGTGGCTATGCTTTTGTGGCTGAGGGAATTCCTGTAGCAGCTGGAGCAGCTTTTCAAAGCAAATACCGCCGCGAAGTGCTGGGAGATAAAAATGCTGACCAAGTGACAGCTTGCTTTTTTGGTGACGGTGCAGCTAACAATGGTCAGTTTTTTGAGACGCTAAATATGGCAGCCTTATGGAAACTGCCAATTCTTTTTGTAGTCGAAAATAATAAGTGGGCCATTGGGATGTCTCACGAACGAGCCACTTCTCAGCCAGAGATTTATAAAAAAGCTAGTGCATTTAACATGGTGGGCGTGGAAGTAGATGGCATGGATGTTCTAGCAGTCCGAGCCGTCGCTCAAGAAGCCGTCGCCCGTGCCCGTGCAGGTGAAGGCCCAACATTAATTGAGGCGCTTACCTACCGCTTCCGTGGTCACTCCTTGGCTGACCCAGATGAAATGAGGAGCAAAGCTGAGAAAGAATTTTGGTTTGCCCGTGACCCAATTAAGAAGCTGGCTGCTTATTTGCTGGAGCAAAATCTAGCGAATGAGGCAGAAATCAAAGCTATTGATCGTAAAATTCAGGATGTAATCGACGAGGCAGTTAAATTCGCCGAAAACAGCCCCGAACCAGACCCCAGCGAGTTATATCGTTTCGTGTTTGCAGAAGACGAATAA
- the devC gene encoding ABC transporter permease DevC has protein sequence MNQKIPLSWLQLTREKTRLAVALAGISFADILMFMQLGFRDALYYSNVRFHNSLQGDIVLINSQSSAVLAMRSFSQRRLYKALELPAVQSVHPIYLDFTIWKNPITGRPRSILIFGMNPETNIVNLPGVQENLEKLKLPDVVLFDRSSRVEYGPIAANFSQGKTVTAEVRRRRIKVEGLFTLGASFGADGNLITSDINFLRIFSNRQKGLIDIGLIRLKPGADAQVVAQELRQYLPKEVNVLTKQEFIDFERNYWANSTAIGFIFTLGTVMGFIVGTVIVYQILYTEVADHLAEYATLKAIGYTQNYLLTVILQEALLLAVLGYFPGIVFSLFMYQSARDATLLPVFMSFDRAVMVLILTMLMCIISGAIAVRKLRSADPADIF, from the coding sequence ATGAATCAGAAAATACCTCTGTCGTGGCTACAACTGACAAGGGAAAAAACTCGCCTAGCTGTGGCTTTAGCAGGAATTTCTTTTGCTGATATTTTAATGTTTATGCAACTTGGCTTCCGAGATGCCTTATATTATAGTAACGTTCGATTTCATAACAGCTTGCAAGGTGATATTGTCTTAATTAATAGTCAATCTAGCGCTGTTTTGGCGATGAGGAGCTTTTCTCAAAGACGTTTATATAAAGCTTTAGAGTTACCCGCAGTACAATCAGTACATCCTATATATTTGGACTTTACAATCTGGAAAAATCCTATAACAGGCCGTCCTCGTAGTATTCTAATTTTTGGAATGAACCCAGAAACTAATATAGTTAACTTACCTGGTGTTCAAGAGAACTTAGAGAAACTTAAACTCCCGGATGTAGTTTTATTTGACCGTTCTTCTCGGGTAGAATATGGGCCTATTGCTGCTAATTTTAGCCAAGGAAAGACTGTAACAGCAGAGGTACGAAGGCGGCGAATTAAAGTAGAGGGACTATTTACATTAGGTGCATCATTCGGTGCAGATGGTAATTTAATTACAAGTGATATTAACTTTCTACGAATATTCAGTAATCGTCAAAAAGGATTAATTGATATTGGGCTGATTAGATTAAAACCGGGAGCAGATGCTCAAGTTGTTGCTCAAGAACTACGACAATATTTACCTAAAGAGGTGAATGTTTTAACCAAGCAGGAATTTATTGATTTTGAGCGGAATTATTGGGCAAACAGTACAGCTATTGGATTTATTTTCACATTAGGGACTGTCATGGGTTTCATTGTAGGAACTGTGATTGTTTATCAGATCCTTTATACAGAAGTAGCAGACCACTTAGCTGAATACGCTACTCTCAAAGCAATAGGCTATACACAAAACTATTTATTAACCGTAATTCTTCAAGAGGCTTTACTATTAGCCGTTTTAGGATACTTCCCTGGAATAGTTTTTTCTTTATTTATGTATCAGAGCGCTAGAGATGCAACACTTTTACCAGTTTTTATGAGTTTTGACCGTGCCGTAATGGTATTAATTTTGACTATGCTGATGTGCATTATTTCCGGTGCGATCGCAGTCCGAAAATTACGTTCCGCAGATCCAGCAGATATCTTTTAA
- a CDS encoding HlyD family efflux transporter periplasmic adaptor subunit, with protein sequence MSRVTEKPKPSEQALNQEQPKIWWGIAVAVPIVIAAGILGTAKIEQLRKLTTSVPVMPSTNSISAVGRLEPRGEVVKLSAPSSGLAPSSRIQQLLVREGEQVKQGQILAILDNRDTQIAGLEEAKAKVQEARANLAQVRAGSPRDIQAQRAVVARLQAQFVGERDAQQATIARIAAQLSGDKLVQQATVNRLEAELSGQREALRATLTRIRAEQRNAQVDAGRYDFLYREGAISQQERDRRRLSAVTSNQQVAESQATLKQTLATIRQQLAEARANQIQNLATLQQQLIEAKVNRDKTLATLQRQIEEEKAKLSRILDVSPTDVQVAQAQVSNAIANVRKAEAQLRLSYVQAPIAGEILKVYTKSGEAIGANGIAEIGQTSQMYVIAEVAEDSIGKVQIGQNATISSDNGAFSGELKGTVTEIGRKIGKKDVLNTDPAADVDARVVEVKIALPPEDSQKVSGLTYAKVVVEINN encoded by the coding sequence ATGTCAAGGGTGACTGAAAAGCCAAAGCCAAGTGAGCAGGCACTTAATCAAGAACAACCTAAGATTTGGTGGGGTATCGCTGTAGCTGTGCCAATAGTAATCGCGGCTGGGATACTAGGTACAGCCAAAATTGAGCAGCTGAGAAAACTCACTACATCTGTACCCGTAATGCCATCTACCAATAGCATTAGTGCTGTAGGGCGTTTGGAACCACGAGGCGAAGTTGTTAAATTGTCCGCCCCATCATCAGGATTAGCGCCATCGTCACGAATTCAGCAACTTCTGGTGCGAGAGGGTGAACAAGTAAAGCAAGGCCAAATTTTGGCAATTTTGGACAACCGCGATACTCAAATAGCCGGACTAGAAGAGGCGAAAGCCAAAGTGCAAGAAGCCCGTGCGAATTTAGCGCAAGTTAGGGCTGGATCTCCAAGAGATATCCAAGCCCAAAGAGCAGTTGTTGCTCGCCTACAAGCGCAGTTTGTTGGGGAAAGGGATGCTCAACAAGCAACGATCGCCCGGATTGCAGCTCAGTTAAGTGGGGATAAACTTGTTCAGCAAGCAACTGTGAATCGTTTAGAAGCTGAACTCAGTGGACAAAGAGAAGCTCTCAGAGCAACGCTTACACGTATCCGAGCCGAACAGCGCAATGCCCAAGTCGATGCCGGACGCTATGATTTTTTATACCGAGAAGGTGCGATTTCTCAGCAAGAGCGCGATCGCAGACGCTTGAGTGCAGTAACTTCTAATCAACAGGTGGCCGAAAGCCAAGCTACCCTAAAGCAAACGTTAGCAACCATACGACAGCAACTTGCCGAGGCTAGAGCTAACCAAATACAAAATTTAGCAACATTGCAACAGCAGCTAATCGAAGCGAAAGTTAACCGTGACAAAACTTTAGCAACTTTGCAAAGACAAATTGAGGAAGAAAAGGCCAAACTAAGCAGGATTTTAGATGTTAGTCCTACCGATGTGCAAGTAGCGCAAGCTCAAGTTAGTAATGCGATCGCAAATGTCAGAAAAGCCGAAGCACAACTAAGGTTAAGCTACGTTCAAGCACCAATTGCTGGAGAGATTTTAAAAGTTTATACCAAATCAGGTGAAGCCATAGGTGCAAATGGTATTGCTGAAATTGGCCAAACTAGCCAAATGTATGTGATTGCTGAAGTAGCCGAAGACAGCATTGGTAAAGTGCAAATTGGCCAAAACGCCACTATAAGTAGCGATAATGGAGCATTTAGTGGCGAATTGAAGGGAACTGTCACTGAAATTGGCAGAAAAATTGGTAAAAAGGACGTGCTAAATACAGATCCAGCAGCAGATGTGGATGCCAGAGTTGTAGAAGTTAAAATTGCTTTGCCTCCAGAAGATAGCCAAAAAGTTTCTGGTTTAACTTACGCTAAAGTGGTTGTTGAAATTAATAACTAG